The following coding sequences lie in one Gemmatimonadota bacterium genomic window:
- a CDS encoding carboxypeptidase regulatory-like domain-containing protein codes for MLVGYVSDERYVALPNVLLEFESDGESIEALSRATGAVYTDVAPGREYKVTLACRDYGFKSVLMTPQDGRPYHFRLLRDDLLGYMWPKWIRSGEKSEFRVHAVEAYQLELYRYGWKKEFVRNIGWYDEHGPRATMQITPDGDYTRTGVRWNTQGYTNPAHKQYVEAPDRSGLHYLHASTESGGFFSFPWIVAPAAPTTDVAVLAANMNWNAYNNFGGRSNYIHADAFPPKPTVNARYDLKRYTDSAHRMYSADDYAPLSFDRPEPINHIPADTEATDMIRGRAACHVAPAEWRFLAWMEREGFEYDLYAETQFHDGTLPLEGYRVLITTTHPEYWSRDMYYRLKEWVFDSGGRLMYLGGNGLNCEVEFVDEYTMKVKNGNIDSLDRPGEGIESRFNIYNESEANLLGVAFTRTGIMTSAPYRVIDADHWVFEGTGVAEGDIFGEASLHERVPGGASGHETDKITSNSPPNTHLLAKGTNVDDGGAEMVVHETDSGGMVFSVGSITYPSSILVDDVVSRVTSNVLKRFLEE; via the coding sequence ATGCTTGTAGGTTACGTCAGCGACGAACGATACGTCGCCCTGCCGAATGTGCTCCTGGAATTCGAATCCGATGGCGAGTCCATCGAGGCGCTTTCGCGGGCCACGGGAGCGGTCTACACGGACGTCGCGCCAGGCCGGGAGTACAAGGTCACGCTGGCTTGCCGGGACTACGGATTCAAGAGCGTGCTCATGACGCCGCAGGACGGCCGGCCCTATCACTTCAGACTGCTGCGGGACGACCTGCTGGGCTACATGTGGCCCAAGTGGATCCGGTCCGGGGAGAAATCGGAATTCCGCGTGCACGCCGTGGAGGCCTACCAGCTCGAACTGTACCGCTACGGATGGAAGAAGGAATTCGTCCGGAACATCGGCTGGTACGATGAACACGGTCCCCGCGCCACCATGCAGATCACGCCCGACGGCGACTACACCCGTACCGGCGTTCGCTGGAATACCCAGGGCTATACCAATCCCGCCCACAAGCAGTACGTCGAGGCCCCGGACCGGTCCGGGCTCCACTACCTCCACGCCTCCACGGAGTCCGGAGGGTTCTTTTCCTTCCCCTGGATCGTCGCGCCTGCCGCGCCGACGACGGACGTCGCCGTGCTGGCCGCCAACATGAACTGGAACGCCTACAACAACTTCGGGGGGCGCAGCAACTACATCCACGCCGACGCCTTTCCCCCGAAACCCACGGTCAACGCCCGGTACGACCTGAAGCGATATACCGATTCAGCGCACCGGATGTACAGCGCCGACGACTACGCGCCGCTTTCCTTCGACCGGCCGGAACCCATCAATCATATCCCCGCGGACACGGAGGCCACCGACATGATCCGGGGACGGGCGGCCTGCCACGTGGCGCCGGCGGAGTGGCGGTTCCTGGCGTGGATGGAGCGGGAGGGCTTCGAATACGACCTCTACGCGGAGACGCAGTTCCACGACGGCACGCTTCCCCTGGAAGGGTACCGGGTGCTGATCACCACGACCCATCCGGAATACTGGTCGCGGGACATGTACTACCGGCTGAAGGAGTGGGTGTTCGATTCCGGCGGACGGCTCATGTACCTGGGGGGCAACGGACTAAACTGCGAGGTCGAGTTCGTCGACGAATACACGATGAAGGTGAAGAACGGCAATATCGATTCGCTCGACCGCCCCGGGGAGGGCATCGAAAGCCGGTTCAACATCTACAACGAGTCCGAGGCCAACCTCCTCGGCGTGGCCTTTACGCGGACGGGGATCATGACCAGCGCGCCTTATCGCGTGATCGACGCGGACCACTGGGTCTTCGAAGGTACCGGCGTTGCGGAGGGAGACATCTTCGGGGAGGCGAGCCTGCACGAACGGGTGCCCGGCGGAGCGTCGGGTCACGAGACCGACAAGATCACGTCCAACTCACCGCCGAACACCCATCTGCTCGCCAAGGGAACCAACGTGGACGACGGCGGGGCCGAGATGGTCGTCCACGAGACGGACAGCGGCGGGATGGTGTTTTCCGTGGGATCGATCACCTATCCTTCGTCGATCCTCGTGGACGACGTGGTATCAAGGGTCACGTCCAACGTGTTGAAACGGTTTCTGGAGGAATGA
- the coaA gene encoding type I pantothenate kinase: MSPSSSLSPFNYLSREAWSELRAATPLTLSEEDLQELHGINEMVSLDEVAEVYLPMSRFINLHVGAAQHLYRVMDTFLGKPAAKVPYVIGIGGSVAVGKSTTARILQALLSRWPNHPRVDLVTTDGFLFPNRVLEERGLMHRKGFPESYDLRRLVQMMADVKSGLESVAVPVYRHLIYDIVPGVEKTITQPDIIVLEGLNILQTGHHLTGDASPRVFVSDFIDFSIYVEAEEHDLEQWYVDRFLRLRDTAFRNPESYFHHYAGFSTEEAVETAKGIWQDINLVNLRENIIPTRERADLILEKGTNHRVTGVYQRKL, translated from the coding sequence ATGTCCCCATCGTCATCCCTCTCCCCCTTCAACTACCTGTCCCGCGAAGCGTGGTCGGAACTGCGCGCGGCGACGCCGCTGACACTGTCCGAGGAAGACCTGCAGGAACTGCACGGCATCAACGAAATGGTCTCCCTCGACGAGGTCGCCGAGGTCTACCTGCCCATGTCGCGGTTCATCAATCTGCACGTTGGTGCGGCCCAGCACCTTTACCGGGTCATGGACACTTTTCTCGGCAAGCCGGCCGCCAAGGTGCCTTACGTAATCGGCATCGGCGGCAGCGTGGCGGTAGGTAAAAGCACCACAGCCCGTATCCTGCAGGCCCTGCTCAGCCGGTGGCCGAATCACCCCCGGGTGGATCTGGTCACGACAGACGGGTTCCTGTTTCCCAACCGCGTGCTTGAGGAAAGAGGGCTTATGCACCGGAAGGGATTCCCGGAAAGCTACGATCTGAGGCGGCTGGTGCAGATGATGGCGGACGTGAAGTCGGGCCTCGAATCGGTCGCTGTCCCGGTCTACAGACACCTGATCTACGATATCGTGCCGGGCGTCGAAAAGACGATCACGCAGCCGGATATCATCGTCCTCGAAGGGCTGAACATCCTTCAGACCGGCCATCACCTGACCGGCGACGCGTCGCCCCGCGTCTTCGTCTCCGATTTCATCGATTTCTCGATCTACGTGGAAGCCGAGGAACACGACCTGGAGCAGTGGTACGTCGATCGCTTCCTGAGGCTGCGGGACACCGCGTTCCGGAATCCGGAATCCTACTTTCACCACTACGCGGGGTTCAGCACGGAAGAGGCCGTGGAGACGGCTAAAGGTATCTGGCAGGACATCAACCTGGTGAACCTGCGCGAGAACATCATACCGACGCGCGAACGGGCGGACCTGATCCTGGAAAAAGGCACGAACCACCGGGTGACGGGCGTATACCAGCGGAAGTTGTAG
- the menC gene encoding o-succinylbenzoate synthase, whose protein sequence is MPVIDAVELYHVAMPLIYPWRTAYGSDEVIESVLVKMHAGDDVGWGETTPLARPTYSPEYTAGVFAVTRDVLAPLLVGRRIDSGRDLHEACAWVAGNFFAKGGLDAAWWDLHARLERKPLWRLIGGSGPVIDVGADFGVQDSIDMLLGNIERAVEAGFKRIKLKFSRGWDLDMIAAVRSAYPDPVFHIDCNSGYTLDDLPMFKKLDRYNLAMIEQPLMRDDLVDHATLQRQIETPVCLDESITSPGKARKAIGIGAARWINIKPARVGGVTLALEVNRICEEEGIPCWTGGMLESALGASFCMALATLPNMKYPSDVFPSTRFYEQDLSAPALELSGPSQMVLSDSPGAGAEPVPELLEQQTLDRAVIKAAP, encoded by the coding sequence ATGCCCGTTATCGACGCTGTCGAGCTCTACCATGTCGCCATGCCCCTGATCTATCCGTGGCGCACGGCCTACGGCAGCGACGAAGTTATCGAGAGCGTCCTCGTCAAGATGCACGCGGGCGATGACGTGGGGTGGGGGGAAACGACCCCGCTTGCACGCCCGACGTACAGTCCCGAATACACGGCAGGTGTCTTCGCCGTAACGCGGGACGTACTCGCTCCGTTGCTGGTCGGCAGGCGGATCGACAGCGGCCGGGACCTGCACGAGGCATGCGCCTGGGTCGCCGGGAATTTCTTCGCCAAGGGCGGCCTGGACGCGGCGTGGTGGGATCTTCACGCCCGGCTGGAGCGCAAGCCGCTCTGGCGACTCATCGGTGGCAGCGGGCCGGTCATCGACGTAGGCGCGGATTTTGGGGTGCAGGACAGCATAGACATGCTGCTGGGCAATATCGAGCGGGCCGTGGAGGCGGGATTCAAGCGGATCAAGCTGAAGTTCAGCCGGGGATGGGACCTCGATATGATCGCCGCGGTACGTTCGGCCTATCCCGACCCGGTTTTCCATATCGATTGCAACAGCGGTTACACGCTGGACGACCTCCCCATGTTCAAGAAACTGGACCGGTACAATCTGGCCATGATCGAGCAGCCCCTGATGCGGGACGACCTGGTCGACCACGCGACACTGCAGCGTCAGATCGAGACCCCGGTCTGCCTGGACGAGAGCATCACCTCGCCCGGCAAGGCCCGCAAGGCGATCGGCATAGGCGCTGCCCGCTGGATCAACATCAAGCCCGCACGGGTCGGCGGCGTGACGCTGGCGCTTGAGGTGAACCGGATCTGCGAGGAGGAAGGTATCCCCTGCTGGACGGGCGGCATGCTGGAATCGGCCCTCGGCGCATCGTTCTGCATGGCCCTGGCGACGCTGCCCAACATGAAATACCCGTCGGATGTCTTCCCCAGCACGCGGTTTTACGAACAGGACCTGAGCGCGCCCGCGCTGGAACTATCAGGACCGTCGCAGATGGTCCTTTCCGACAGTCCCGGGGCCGGGGCGGAACCCGTACCGGAACTGCTGGAACAGCAAACGCTCGATCGGGCCGTGATTAAGGCCGCGCCGTGA
- a CDS encoding DUF1932 domain-containing protein translates to MQGRRIAILSPGEMGHSVGRCLLEGGFDVATCLTGRSERTRTLTVAAGIRDEPDLDALVRDSDLILAILVPDQALALAGQVAEAMKRSGSSPAYADCNAVSPDTARAIGRVITGAGGRFIDAGIIGGPPGADEKTRFYASGPHEAILAQLDGHGILVRPLGGEVGRASGIKMCYASVTKGTSALHAAALTAAEVMGLGEELLAEFAESQAPRLKAMGGVNSLSAKAFRWIGEMREIAATYEQAGVSSGFHEGAEHIFRLIAESPIGHERPETVDRGRTLEQTVAIFAEEVRRRSRDAGKG, encoded by the coding sequence ATGCAAGGACGACGAATCGCCATATTGAGCCCGGGAGAGATGGGCCATTCCGTGGGACGATGCCTCCTCGAGGGTGGCTTCGACGTGGCAACCTGTCTAACCGGCCGAAGCGAAAGGACCCGCACGTTGACGGTGGCCGCGGGTATACGTGACGAGCCGGACCTGGACGCGTTGGTGCGGGACTCCGACCTGATCCTGGCCATCCTGGTGCCCGATCAGGCCCTGGCGCTCGCCGGCCAGGTGGCGGAGGCAATGAAGCGGAGCGGATCCTCGCCGGCCTATGCAGACTGCAACGCCGTCTCCCCGGATACGGCAAGAGCGATCGGCCGGGTCATCACCGGCGCCGGAGGCCGCTTCATCGACGCCGGCATCATCGGCGGACCTCCCGGCGCAGACGAAAAGACCCGCTTCTATGCTTCGGGTCCCCACGAGGCCATACTCGCGCAACTGGATGGCCACGGGATCCTTGTCCGGCCGCTGGGCGGTGAGGTGGGCAGGGCGTCGGGTATCAAGATGTGCTATGCCTCGGTAACCAAGGGGACCTCCGCCCTCCATGCCGCGGCGCTTACCGCCGCCGAGGTCATGGGCCTGGGCGAGGAACTGCTGGCGGAATTCGCCGAAAGCCAGGCACCGCGCCTCAAGGCGATGGGCGGCGTCAACAGCCTGTCGGCCAAGGCTTTCCGCTGGATCGGCGAAATGCGTGAAATCGCGGCGACGTACGAACAGGCCGGGGTATCGTCCGGCTTTCACGAGGGCGCCGAACACATCTTCCGCCTCATCGCCGAAAGCCCAATCGGGCACGAACGGCCCGAGACCGTGGATCGCGGCCGCACCCTGGAACAAACGGTGGCCATCTTCGCCGAAGAGGTGCGCAGACGTTCACGCGATGCCGGGAAAGGATGA
- a CDS encoding lytic murein transglycosylase, which yields MSKFRYRTLSRYVLYGTLAAAFIAQPDAARAQNSATSWEINKSAIIDLPRTHPAAPYLPDLVKRLAASQGGGQPVSEAEFLALFDRPESREVYASQLIKVATPRSVAIQNKAHKDYSRVFLSEKRVKRGVDFLEEKKNLLDAAEQKYGVARKDIVSILMWESGLGEFTGNYRVFNVLVAQLLYMEEAQQAAVRRIKSRGEADPLASAEVAKKQEERFAKIRRRCVGNLVALLRQSKATGVDPLSLHGSWAGAIGYPQFMPASMPHAADGDGDGRIDLHSWPDAVMSVARYLKERGKYGPTDAARRKAIFSYNPLDSYVNGVIKYAEAVWARR from the coding sequence ATGTCGAAGTTTCGTTACAGGACCCTTAGTCGATACGTGTTATACGGCACGCTGGCAGCCGCGTTTATTGCCCAGCCGGATGCGGCCCGGGCGCAAAACAGCGCTACATCCTGGGAAATTAATAAATCTGCAATTATCGACCTCCCGCGGACCCACCCCGCGGCACCCTACCTGCCAGACCTCGTCAAGCGTCTCGCGGCCAGCCAGGGCGGCGGCCAGCCGGTATCCGAGGCGGAGTTCCTCGCACTGTTCGACCGGCCCGAAAGCCGCGAAGTCTATGCGTCCCAGTTGATCAAGGTAGCCACCCCTCGCAGCGTCGCGATTCAGAACAAGGCTCACAAGGATTACTCCCGCGTGTTTCTGTCGGAAAAACGAGTGAAGCGCGGTGTCGATTTTCTCGAGGAAAAGAAAAACCTGCTGGACGCGGCGGAACAGAAGTATGGCGTGGCCCGGAAGGATATCGTGTCTATCCTGATGTGGGAATCGGGCCTGGGCGAGTTTACAGGCAACTACCGCGTGTTCAACGTCCTGGTCGCCCAGTTGCTGTACATGGAAGAAGCGCAGCAGGCAGCGGTCCGGAGGATCAAGTCAAGGGGCGAAGCCGATCCGCTGGCCTCCGCCGAGGTGGCCAAAAAACAGGAAGAACGCTTTGCCAAGATACGGCGTCGATGCGTCGGCAACCTGGTGGCCCTGCTCCGCCAGAGCAAGGCAACCGGCGTCGATCCGCTTTCCCTCCACGGTTCCTGGGCGGGAGCTATCGGATACCCCCAGTTCATGCCCGCCAGCATGCCCCACGCCGCGGACGGCGATGGGGACGGCAGAATCGACCTGCACTCCTGGCCCGACGCCGTCATGAGCGTGGCCCGCTACCTCAAGGAACGGGGAAAGTACGGTCCTACCGACGCCGCGCGACGAAAGGCCATCTTCAGTTACAACCCCCTCGACTCGTACGTCAACGGCGTGATCAAGTATGCGGAGGCCGTCTGGGCGAGGCGCTAA
- a CDS encoding class I SAM-dependent methyltransferase, giving the protein MKNTDSRSQRLEDHPDRLKWNARYLSPKRLAPRGFCPLYESAAGLGYPEGPVLELACGLSAQALALAGDGREVLAVDISDVALDRLRAEALEQGLESRLTCVEADLNAWRPPAGRRFALVICVMYWEEAVFDYAWPVVADGGLLAWQGFTLDHLRYRSAQNPDWCLKAGEPASRLPTDEFTVLHEEDVDEGHRVIRRMVARRNPTRRNPN; this is encoded by the coding sequence TTGAAAAACACGGATTCCCGCTCGCAACGCCTCGAAGACCATCCCGACCGGCTGAAGTGGAACGCGCGGTACCTGTCGCCGAAGCGCTTGGCGCCCAGGGGTTTCTGCCCGCTGTACGAAAGCGCCGCCGGGCTGGGGTATCCTGAAGGACCGGTACTGGAACTCGCCTGCGGCCTGTCGGCCCAGGCCCTCGCCCTGGCCGGAGACGGACGCGAGGTGCTTGCCGTCGACATATCGGACGTGGCCCTGGACCGTCTTCGCGCGGAGGCCCTGGAACAGGGACTCGAATCCCGGCTTACCTGCGTGGAAGCGGACCTGAATGCCTGGCGTCCGCCCGCGGGCCGGCGGTTCGCGCTCGTAATCTGCGTGATGTACTGGGAGGAGGCGGTCTTCGATTATGCCTGGCCCGTGGTCGCCGATGGCGGACTTTTGGCCTGGCAGGGCTTTACCCTGGACCACCTGCGATACCGGTCCGCGCAGAACCCGGACTGGTGCCTCAAGGCGGGAGAACCGGCGAGCCGTCTGCCCACTGACGAGTTTACCGTGCTGCACGAAGAGGATGTGGACGAAGGCCACCGGGTGATCCGGCGCATGGTGGCCAGGAGAAACCCAACCAGAAGGAACCCGAACTGA
- a CDS encoding UxaA family hydrolase translates to MPACRLKDIARLADPGDNVAIVSRRLEAGTDVIGDSGATFSLAHTLLEGHRFAIRPIPAGESVLSWGLPFGRATRDIAPGDYIRNADILDALRVRKVKFTLPDQPNFEDRVVPYELDESVFTPGEQVPLVDSPPTFEGYDRGATRGVGTRNYIVLLGITSQTAGFVRRLESMLKDQADRYPNVDGVVAVAHTEGGAGVDPNNRELVLRTLAGFMVHSNVGAVLAVDRGTEVVTDRMLENYMRLNRYPLNDVPHRFETLEGGFEEDLARCAGIVTGWFETVNRVARKPASAAHLNIVLQCGGSDSFSGISGNPLAALVAREIIRFGGKANLAETDELIGGEPYVLDNVRDIETARTFLHMIERFQERTAWHGQSVDANPSGGNKLRGIYNIVLKSIGAARKRHPDVRLDYAIDYAVPMKDPGYYFMDSPGNDLEAIAGQVASGGNLIFFITGNGSITNFPFVPTIKFVTTTRRYQMLSGEMDVNAGAYLDGESMEDLGRQTIGLTLRAASGALTCGEKAGHSQTQIWRDWRQTDGSRLQLLRDRPAPTGRPLEVRLEGNSPPSSSRFTMPVFESSGSRATDRIGLILPTSLCSGQIARMAAERLSEKGVGRGAGISRFVALVHTEGCGVSGGVSEEMYIRTMTSYLTHPMTAAALLLEHGCERTHNDFYRDQLVDRGIDPAGFGWASVQLDGGIENVIERVEAWFAETLRHCEAPVAGEAGVSGLRLGVATSGPVSDVVSEALSRLTLDVVNEGGTVVVPDNAALLLHPAFLSRLVDGAASPTLTYGESASVPGLHVMETQTTHWVETLTGLGAAGVELVVAGVGTHPLPGHPMIPVLQVGADDLPGPFHEDVDLVLTGGPAKWREGVLDLIRNTAAGNHPPRAAVLGNTDFQVTRGLLGVSV, encoded by the coding sequence GTGCCTGCCTGCCGGTTGAAAGATATTGCGCGCCTGGCCGACCCCGGCGACAACGTGGCCATCGTCTCCCGGCGATTGGAAGCCGGCACGGACGTGATAGGCGACTCCGGCGCGACCTTTTCCCTCGCCCATACCTTGCTGGAAGGGCACCGCTTCGCCATCCGGCCCATACCGGCCGGGGAGTCCGTCCTCTCCTGGGGACTGCCCTTTGGCCGGGCGACCCGGGACATCGCGCCGGGCGATTACATCCGCAACGCCGACATACTCGATGCGCTCCGTGTCCGGAAAGTGAAATTCACCCTCCCGGATCAGCCCAATTTCGAAGACCGCGTGGTGCCCTACGAACTGGACGAATCCGTCTTCACGCCCGGTGAACAGGTTCCGCTCGTCGACAGCCCGCCGACATTCGAGGGATACGACCGCGGCGCTACGCGGGGAGTCGGGACCCGCAACTATATCGTCCTGCTGGGCATTACGTCTCAGACGGCCGGTTTCGTACGGCGGCTGGAATCGATGCTGAAGGACCAGGCGGACCGGTACCCGAACGTAGACGGCGTGGTGGCGGTGGCCCACACCGAGGGCGGCGCGGGGGTGGACCCCAACAACCGGGAACTCGTGCTGCGGACGCTGGCGGGATTCATGGTCCATTCCAACGTGGGTGCCGTGCTCGCGGTGGACCGCGGGACCGAAGTCGTGACGGACCGGATGCTTGAGAATTACATGCGGCTCAACCGCTATCCGTTGAACGACGTGCCGCACCGATTCGAAACGCTCGAAGGTGGATTTGAAGAGGACCTGGCGCGCTGCGCGGGGATCGTCACCGGATGGTTCGAGACGGTCAACCGCGTCGCCCGGAAGCCGGCGTCGGCGGCTCATCTGAACATCGTGCTCCAATGCGGCGGTTCGGATTCGTTTTCTGGCATTTCGGGCAATCCCCTCGCAGCGCTCGTGGCCCGGGAGATCATTCGCTTCGGGGGAAAAGCCAATCTCGCGGAGACGGACGAACTCATCGGCGGCGAGCCCTACGTGCTGGACAATGTCCGTGACATCGAGACGGCCCGCACCTTCCTCCACATGATCGAACGGTTTCAGGAACGCACGGCGTGGCACGGCCAGTCGGTCGACGCCAACCCGTCCGGAGGAAACAAACTCAGGGGGATCTACAACATCGTGCTCAAGTCCATCGGCGCGGCACGGAAGCGCCACCCGGACGTACGCCTCGACTACGCCATCGACTACGCGGTACCGATGAAGGATCCGGGGTACTACTTCATGGACAGTCCGGGCAATGACCTGGAAGCCATCGCGGGACAGGTGGCGTCCGGCGGCAATCTCATCTTCTTTATAACCGGGAACGGATCGATCACCAACTTCCCCTTCGTTCCGACGATAAAGTTCGTGACGACTACCAGGCGGTACCAGATGCTGTCGGGAGAAATGGACGTGAACGCCGGCGCTTACCTGGACGGGGAGTCCATGGAGGACCTGGGCCGGCAGACCATCGGACTGACTTTGCGGGCAGCCTCCGGAGCGCTTACCTGCGGCGAAAAGGCGGGTCACAGCCAGACCCAGATCTGGCGCGACTGGCGGCAGACGGACGGTAGCCGGCTCCAGCTCCTCCGCGACCGTCCCGCGCCGACAGGCAGACCGCTGGAGGTCCGGCTGGAAGGGAATTCGCCGCCATCGTCATCTCGTTTTACGATGCCCGTGTTCGAATCAAGCGGATCCCGTGCGACCGACCGCATCGGCCTCATACTGCCCACCAGCTTGTGCTCCGGCCAGATCGCCCGCATGGCAGCGGAACGGCTGAGCGAAAAAGGCGTGGGGCGCGGCGCCGGAATTTCCCGCTTCGTCGCCCTGGTGCACACCGAGGGGTGCGGCGTATCGGGCGGCGTATCGGAGGAGATGTACATCCGTACCATGACCAGCTACCTGACCCATCCGATGACGGCGGCCGCCTTGCTCCTGGAACACGGTTGCGAGCGCACGCACAACGACTTTTACCGGGATCAATTGGTCGACCGCGGTATCGATCCCGCGGGATTCGGCTGGGCCAGCGTGCAGCTCGATGGCGGTATCGAGAATGTCATCGAGCGTGTCGAGGCCTGGTTCGCCGAAACCTTGCGTCATTGTGAGGCGCCTGTAGCGGGAGAGGCCGGGGTTTCCGGTCTAAGACTTGGCGTGGCAACGTCCGGTCCGGTTTCCGATGTCGTTTCCGAAGCGTTATCGCGTTTGACCCTCGACGTCGTCAACGAGGGCGGAACGGTCGTCGTGCCGGACAACGCCGCGCTGCTGCTGCATCCGGCTTTCCTTTCGCGCCTGGTGGACGGAGCCGCTTCCCCGACGTTGACCTACGGCGAGTCCGCGTCGGTACCCGGGCTGCACGTCATGGAGACGCAGACGACCCACTGGGTGGAGACCCTGACCGGACTGGGCGCGGCCGGTGTGGAGCTGGTCGTTGCCGGCGTCGGCACCCACCCGCTCCCCGGCCATCCCATGATACCGGTCTTGCAAGTAGGCGCAGATGACCTGCCCGGGCCTTTTCACGAAGACGTGGATCTCGTCCTGACCGGTGGACCGGCGAAGTGGCGCGAAGGCGTGCTGGACCTGATCCGGAACACGGCCGCCGGGAATCACCCGCCAAGGGCGGCGGTACTCGGCAACACCGACTTCCAGGTTACCCGCGGACTCCTCGGCGTCTCGGTGTGA
- a CDS encoding succinylglutamate desuccinylase/aspartoacylase family protein, with the protein MPREIVRPDRLDLDSPGRRDYWVALEHDSLWADHLIPLTVMVGPDVREGRGLLASGSNHGNEYEGPVAIKRLMTEIQLEEVVGRLIFIPVLNPSAFHAGRRASDTDDGVNLNRAFVDGAGTSPALAGITHRIAQFVREYLWPRVHVVTDIHSGGAELDFAQCSSFHEVDDPDQAAVIEDTARWFGTPFVMAYQNETPGLMVSEAERLGKITIGTELGWGESVNPDGVRYARQGILAAAVHHGQLTGDIQPIAHHADGTQKLTAIIDRACYVPAPFPGHYEPLMACGTRVEAGQVVGNLHDFYRVDDPPWPVRAGVDGYVLSQAFRQPVRQGSHILVVAQEFRSR; encoded by the coding sequence ATGCCTCGTGAAATAGTCCGACCCGACCGGCTGGATCTCGACTCGCCGGGGCGCAGAGACTACTGGGTCGCCCTCGAACACGATTCGCTCTGGGCGGACCATCTCATCCCCTTGACGGTCATGGTCGGGCCCGATGTCCGCGAAGGCCGGGGACTCCTGGCCAGCGGGTCCAATCACGGCAACGAATACGAAGGGCCGGTGGCGATCAAGCGCCTGATGACGGAGATCCAACTGGAAGAGGTGGTCGGGCGGCTGATCTTCATCCCCGTGCTCAACCCCTCGGCCTTCCATGCGGGCCGCCGGGCGAGCGACACCGATGACGGGGTCAACCTGAACCGGGCATTCGTGGATGGCGCGGGCACCTCGCCGGCCCTTGCGGGCATCACCCACCGTATCGCCCAGTTCGTGCGAGAATATCTCTGGCCCCGCGTGCACGTCGTGACGGACATCCATTCCGGCGGCGCCGAACTCGACTTCGCCCAGTGTTCCAGTTTTCACGAGGTGGATGACCCGGACCAGGCGGCCGTCATCGAAGACACGGCGCGCTGGTTCGGCACGCCCTTCGTGATGGCGTACCAGAACGAGACGCCCGGACTCATGGTCAGCGAAGCGGAGCGGCTGGGAAAGATCACCATCGGAACCGAGTTGGGCTGGGGAGAATCGGTCAACCCGGACGGCGTCCGCTATGCGCGACAAGGGATACTTGCCGCGGCCGTCCACCACGGCCAGCTCACCGGTGACATCCAGCCCATCGCCCATCACGCCGACGGCACCCAGAAGCTGACGGCCATCATCGACCGGGCATGCTACGTGCCGGCGCCTTTCCCGGGGCATTACGAACCGCTCATGGCCTGCGGAACGCGCGTGGAGGCTGGGCAGGTCGTGGGTAACCTGCACGATTTCTACCGCGTGGACGATCCGCCCTGGCCGGTGCGCGCGGGCGTGGACGGCTACGTACTGTCGCAGGCGTTCCGTCAGCCGGTCAGGCAGGGCAGCCACATCCTCGTCGTGGCCCAGGAATTTCGGTCGCGGTAG